The Curtobacterium poinsettiae DNA segment GGACCGTGTCGGGTACGCGGGGGTGCTCGGCGTCGGTGTGGTGGACGGGGTCATCGACCGCAACCGGGTGTCCGACGTCCGGCAGCCCCGGGGTCGCGTGAACTCGTACGGGATCGCGCTGACCCGGGATGCGACCGCGACGCCCGACGTCACGCGGCGGTCGGCGCGTGTCCGGGTCGTGGACAACCACGTCAGCGGCGTCCCGGCGTGGGAGGGCATCGACACCCATGCCGGCGAGGGCATCGAGATCCGCGGGAACGTCGTCACGGCGTGCCGCGTGGGCATCGCGGCCGTGCCGTCGAAGGACCCCGACGACCGGACGCAGACGGGTGTTGCGCCGATCGACCTGGTGATCGCCGACAACGTCGTCACGCGCGGCGCCGGGCTGCCCGCAGGCTCCGGGATCCTGGTCAGCGGTGCCGGCACGACCGTCGGATCGACGCGTCCCCGCGCGACCGGACGGGTCATCGGGAACGTCGTGACCGGATACGGAGGCGGCGGGGAAGCAGGCATCCTGGTCAAGCTGACGCGTGGCATGGTGCTCGACGGCAACCGCGTGCGGTCCAGTGCCGACAACGCGATCTGCCTCGTCCACTCGAACGCGGCCGCAGTCGCCCGGAACAACTCCGTCCGTGGTGTGAGCGCCACCCGCGTCGGCGTGAACATCCGCGCCGGTGCGAACGACGGATCCATCCACCACAACGCCTTCGCGGTGACGCAACCCGCGCTGGCGGTCGCGGTGCGGTTCGGGGATCCGGACAACCGGTTCCACGTGTCGGACAACGACTGGGGCAACGCTCGGGTGCACCTCGCGCGCGGTGGCGCGGTCGTGACGAGCTGATCACGGCGACGGGCCCGGCCGGGGAGGTGCACCACGGCCGGGCCCGCCCCGTCAGGATGCGCGGATGCTGAACACGCGGCTGGTGTCGACGGTGCCGTCGAGTGTCTGTTCGATGACGAAGTCGAACTTCGTGGCTCCCGTGGAGACGACGCGCTGGAAGCTCCAGTCGCCGTCCTCGTCCGCGGTGACGGTGCCGGGGACGATCTGTGTGCCCCAGGCGTTGCGGACGCGGATCGAGGCGTTCGGGGTGGCGGTGCCGGTGAACGTGTTCAGGACGCCCGGGGAGACCGACGACGTCGCGACCGATGCATCCCGGAGGGCTGCCGCCGCCGCGATGCTGAACACGCGGCTGGTGTCGACGGTGCCGTCGAGTGTCTGTTCGATGACGAAGTCGAACTTCGTGGCTCCCGTGGAGACGACGCGCTGGAAGCTCCAGTCGCCGTCCTCGTCCGCGGTGACGGTGCCGGGGACGATCTGTGTGCCCCAGGCGTTGAGGACGCGGATCGAGGCGTTCGGGGTGGCGGTGCCGGTGAAGGTGTTCAGGGCGCCGGCCGAGACGGCCGTCGTCTGCACCGTGGCCGGTTCGATCGGCTGGGTCTCGTCCGTCGCGGGGGTGAATGCGATGTCCTGCATGACCGAGGTCCGGCCGTCGGCCGTCGTCTGCGTGAAGGTCACCTCGTACCCGTCGCGGCTGGTCAGCTCGGCGGACGCCGACCACGCGGCGACGCCGGAGCGGGTCTGTACCGCCCGGGTACGGAAGAGCTCTGCGCCGTGCTGGTCCGTCGCGACGACCGTGGCGCCTGCCTCGGCGGAGCCGCTGAACCGACGTGTGCCGGGCGTGTACTCGTTCTGCTGATGGATGCCGTCGACCTGCAGCAGGCGCGGGAGTGCCAGGCGTTCGGACGTCGCGGAGTAGTGCTGTCCGTTGAAGGCGAGCGCGACGAGGTCGAGTTGTCGCCCGGTGTGCGCCTGGCCGATCGTGAAGCTCCACCCGGCCGTGTCGGGACGGATGTGCGCGACGACGACATCGCCGTCGAGCACCTGCAGCCCGGCCGTCCTCTTGACGTCGCCGACGAGCTGGATCGATCCGTTCGGCAGGACGTTGACGTCGCGGACACCCGGCGCCTCGACGTCCGGGTCGACGGCGAGCGGCAGGAGTTCGGCCCGTGTCGCGGGGGACTCGGAGCCGTCCTCGGAGATCCCGACGACCTCGAGCGCGGCACCGAGGTGCTCCTGCGGGACCGTCGCCACGAACTCCCCGTCGACGACCCGTGTCTCGCCGACGCTCGTGCCCCCGGCGGTGCGCACCTCGACA contains these protein-coding regions:
- a CDS encoding right-handed parallel beta-helix repeat-containing protein — its product is MGRTTATRAADDADQDVLQDALRAVPLGGAIVIDREWVRSRSLVVDRPVRIRFTEEGRIRMVTTATAVVVTASGVEIVDADIRGVGSESGGEGHGIAVMGDRLAPLRGVVVRGGRFRDLPHDGVHLEYCDHFRVTGTTMDRVGYAGVLGVGVVDGVIDRNRVSDVRQPRGRVNSYGIALTRDATATPDVTRRSARVRVVDNHVSGVPAWEGIDTHAGEGIEIRGNVVTACRVGIAAVPSKDPDDRTQTGVAPIDLVIADNVVTRGAGLPAGSGILVSGAGTTVGSTRPRATGRVIGNVVTGYGGGGEAGILVKLTRGMVLDGNRVRSSADNAICLVHSNAAAVARNNSVRGVSATRVGVNIRAGANDGSIHHNAFAVTQPALAVAVRFGDPDNRFHVSDNDWGNARVHLARGGAVVTS